One genomic window of Monodelphis domestica isolate mMonDom1 chromosome 1, mMonDom1.pri, whole genome shotgun sequence includes the following:
- the LOC107650766 gene encoding translation initiation factor IF-2-like: protein MPPETAASSPGKARELGGSAGREVDARPAYEEGGRDGGRAGGGGDGGGVLFSPSLRLVPGLAATYPGSGGGDSGGVRPRLGRSLSPQRRQREPQHGDGGGGRGCGSGGGAGAGAGRAAGPGWGGPAGRDVEREEGSERTAGKQAGWRAGRPLPTRVPGRPASAWPRKGRPGPRPRPPHAAARPGPARWGPARRPRYTPPPPPPPGTLGSQARLRTLRRPRALPPRAASQPPAPPDTDPGTGVHAHRRAPRDPAEAPTCCSLEGSRR from the exons ATGCCCCCGGAGACAGCAGCTTCCTCCCCCGGCAAGGCGCGGGAGCTCGGGGGCTCAGCGGGGCGGGAAGTAGATGCCCGGCCCGCCTACGAGGAAGGCGGCCGAGACGG AGGCCGGGCCGGGGGCGGTGGTGACGGTGGTGGCGtgctcttctccccctccctacgCCTAGTCCCTGGGCTCGCGGCCACTTACCCGGGCAGCGGCGGCGGCGACAGCGGCGGCGTCAGGCCCAGGCTCGGCCGCTCACTAAGTCCCCAGCGCCGGCAGCGGGAGCCACAACATGGCGACGGCGGTGGCGGGCGGGGCTGCGGCTCCGGGGGCGGAGCGGGGGCGGGAGCCGGACGGGCGGCGGGCCCTGGCTGGGGCGGCCCGGCGGGGAGGGACGTCGAGCGGGAGGAGGGAAGCGAAAGGACAGCAGGGAAGCAGGCCGGCTGGCGGGCGGGCCGCCCACTCCCAACCAGGGTGCCCGGCCGCCCAGCATCTGCTTGGCCGCGTAAGGGCCGCCCCGGGCCTAGGCCCCGGCCTCCCCATGCCGCGGCCCGACCCGGCCCTGCCCGCTGGGGCCCGGCTCGGAGGCCGCGCTACACC ccgccgccgccgccgccgccggggACGCTGGGGAGCCAGGCCCGGCTGCGCACACTCCGACGGCCGCGCGCACTGCCTCCCCGGGCCGCGAGCCAGCCCCCCGCCCCTCCGGACACGGACCCAGGCACTGGCGTACACGCGCATAGGCGCGCCCCCCGGGACCCTGCTGAGGCACCAACCTGTTGCTCCTTGGAAGGCAGCCGTCGCTGA